CAAGACATTGAATTTTAAGTTTGAAATTTTAGGCCAGCGTTTTATGGAGCTTTCGTTTTTAAATAAAGGCCTCAAAATCAGACTGATTGATGAAAGGACCGGTAAGGACAAAGAATTTTTTGCAAAAGGAGGTATCAAGGAATTTGTCCAGTATCTCGATTCTACAAGAACTTCCCTTCAAAAAACTCCTATTGTAATTGAATCTGTAAAAGAAGACGTTGACGTAAGCGTAGCGTTTCAATATAATGATTCGTATCAACAGAATGTTTTCAGCTTTGTCAACAACATACCGACTATTGAAGGCGGAACTCATATTATGGGTTTCAGAGGTGCTTTAACAAGAACGTTAAATTTTTATGCACAGAAAAATAACCTTTTTAAAAATTCCTTGAAGAATCTTTCTGGTGATGATGTAAGAGAAGGCCTTACAGCAGTTATAAGCATAAAGGTTGTGGACCCTCAGTTTGAAGGACAGACAAAAACTAAACTAGGCAACAGCGAAGTAAGGGGAATTGTTGAGTCAGTTGTCGGCGAGGGTTTATCAGAGTTTCTTGAACAGAACCCACCGATTGCAAAAAAAATAATTCTTAAAGCATTTACAGCAGCAAAATCCCGTGAAGCTGCACGCAAGGCGAGAGAGCTGACACGCAGGAAATCAGCCCTTGACAGCGGGAGCCTGCCCGGCAAACTTGCTGACTGTTCTATAAAAGATCCCAGTATGTCTGAACTGTATATTGTTGAGGGAGATTCAGCGGGCGGATCTGCAAAAATGGGCAGGGACAGGCAGTTTCAGGCCATACTCCCTTTAAGAGGCAAGATTCTTAACGTTGAAAAAGCCAGCCTTGAGAAAATACTTAATAACAATGAAATTCAGACAATGATTACAGCTCTAGGTACAGGTATAGGATCAGAATCTTTTGATATCTCCAAATTAAGGTATCATAAAATAATTATAATGACAGATGCTGATGTTGACGGCTCTCATATTCGCACTCTTCTGCTTACATTCTTTTTCCGTTACATGAGGGAACTTGTTGATAATGGACACCTGTATATTGCACAGCCTCCTCTTTATCTGATTAAGAAAGGCAAACAGGAGTTTTATGCCTATTCTGACGAGGAAAGAGAGTCTATTGCAAAACAGCTTGGCAATAATGGTGTTCATATCCAGAGATACAAAGGCCTTGGAGAGATGAATCCTGAGCAGTTGTGGAAAACTACTATGGACAGTAACACGAGAACAGTGCTTAAGGTAAATATAGACGATGCTGTTGAAGCGGACCATATTTTCTCTGTCTTGATGGGAGACAGGGTTGAGCCGAGGCGTGAGTTTATTGAGGAGAATGCCCACGAAGTAAGGAATCTCGACATTTAATAAGTCCGCTGTAATAAAATTTAATTTAAAAGAAGTAAGGATTAGGATTTATTTATGGTTAAAAAAAGAGACAGAATTATTCCGGTATATATCGAAGAGGAGATGAAAAGCTCCTACATTGATTATTCTATGTCTGTAATAGTGGCTCGTGCCCTTCCGGATGTAAGAGACGGGTTAAAACCTGTACATAGAAGAATTCTATACGGTATGAAAGAGCTGGGTGTTACATCAGGAAAACCGTTTAGAAAATCTGCACGTATTGTCGGCGATGTTCTCGGTAAGTACCATCCCCACGGAGATACTGCAGTTTATGATGCTATGGTTAGAATGGCACAGGACTTTTCAATAAGATATCCTCTTGTGGAAGGCCAGGGTAACTTTGGTTCCATAGACGGTGATTCTCCTGCGGCTATGAGGTATACGGAAGCAAGGTTGAATCCAATTGCCCATGAAATGATAAAGGATATTGAAAAAGAGACTGTTGATTTTGTACCGAATTTTGATGAATCTCTTAAAGAACCTGTTGTTATGCCGTCTGTAATACCTAATCTGCTTGTAAACGGATCCAGCGGTATTGCAGTGGGTATGGCTACAAACATACCGCCGCACAATATTTCGGAAGTCATAGATGCGCTTATTGCACTTATTAACAGGCCGGATATCCATATAGAAACGTTAATGAAATACATTAGCGGTCCGGATTTTCCTACGGGTGGAATTATTTACGGAGACCAGGGAATTAAGGATGCTTACATGACGGGCCGCGGTAAAGTAGTTGTGAGAGCTCGTGCAAGCCTTGAAAAAGCCCGTTCAGGACGGGAAGCAATTATCATATCCGAGATACCTTATCAACTCAACAAAACAAATCTTATAAACAATATTGTAGGGCTTGTCAAGGATAAAAAGATTGTCGGAATAGCGGATTTAAGGGATGAATCTGACCGTGACGGAATGCGCATAGTTATAGAGCTTAAACGTGATGCTCAGGCAGAAGTAATATTAAACAAACTTTATGTTAAAACTCAGATGCAGTCGACTTTCGGTGTTATAATGCTTGCTCTTGTAAACAGAAAACCGAGAGTGCTTACTCTTAAGGAGATGCTGCAGGAGTTTGTAAATCACAGGCATCAGGTTGTACTGCGGAGAACTAAATTTGATCTTGATAAAGCGGAAAAAAGGGCTCACATTCTTGAGGGCCTTAAAATAGCACTTGATCATATTGATGAGATAGTAGCATTAATTAAAAAATCGAGAAATCCTGAAACTGCAAAGACTGGCCTTATGCGCACCTTCGGCCTCTCGGAAATACAGGCAAAAGCTATACTTGAGATGCGTTTACAGCGCCTTACAGGGCTTGAGAGAAAAAAAATAGAAGAAGAATATCTACGCCTTATTAAAGAGATAGAGCGTTTAAAATCCATTCTTGCAAGCCGTGACAAGCAGATGGATGTTATAAAGAGCGAGCTGAGAGATATTAAGGATAAGTATGGCGATGAAAGAAGAACGGAGATAGTTTCTGAAACAGAAGAGTTCTCAGTTGAAGATATGATAGCTGAAGAAGATATGGTGATAACTATAACTCATTCTGGATATATCAAGCGGTTTCCGGTTTCAGGCTACAGAAGGCAGAAAAGAGGCGGTGTAGGAGTTATTGGTGCAGATACAAAGGAGACAGATTCGCTGGAGCACCTCTTTGTAGCATCAACACATCACCACATTTTATTTTTCACTAATATGGGAAAGTGTTACTGGCTCAAGGTTCATGAACTTCCGCAGGCCGGAAGAGGATCAAGAGGACGGGCTGTAGTTAATCTTATCGCTGTTTCCAAGGGTGAGAACGTAAAAGCTGTTGTTCCTGTTCGCTCTTTTGATGATGAGCATTTTGTTTTTATGGCAACTATGCACGGGCTTGTGAAAAAAACAAATCTCGCAGCTTTTTCCAATCCGAGAAAAAATGGAATAAACGCTATAAATATTCGCGAAGGCGACGAGCTCATCGGGGCAAAGCTTACTGATGGTACAAATGATATTGTAATCGGCACATTTAACGGCAAGGCCATCAGGTTCAATGAAAGCAAGGTTCGTTCAATGGGGCGTACTGCAGCAGGTGTAAAGGGTATTGCTCTTGATAGTAGTGACAGGGTTATAGGGATGGTTGTTGTCCGCAGAGAAGGAACGCTTCTTGTTGTTACAGACAGAGGATACGGGAAGCGGTCCAGTATCTCTGATTACAGAGTGACATCTCGTGGAGGAAAAGGGATAATTTCCCTTAAGACAACCCCAAGAGTAGGAAACATGATTGCAATAATGGATGTTCTGGACGAGGAAGATCTGTTAATAATTACAGAAAAAGGAAAAGTGATACGACAAAACATAGGGAAAATAAAAGTCATCGGCAGGAATACACAGGGAGTACGCCTTATAAGCCTGAATGACAGCGACAGTGTTGCGGATGTTGCCCGTGTTGTTCGTGAGGAAGATACAGAAGAAAATTCAGAGGAAGTAAAAGAGTAACGGTCAAAGTGCCCGGGGCATATACATTTTTCGACCACACCGCTGATGCAGGCCTTAATATCCGCGGAGATTCCTGTGAAGAAGTATTTGAATATGCAGCGCTTGGCATGTGTTCTTTAATTGTTGATCCTGATACTGTAGAAAGAAAACAAGAGATAGAAATAAACATTTCAAGTTATTCTCTTGAGGAATTGTTTTTTCAATGGTTAAAGGAAGTATTATATCAGATAAATTCAACCGGCATGGTTTTCTCATCTCTCCGATTAAAAATAGACGAATTTTCCGGTATAAAAGGAAAAATGTACTATATATCTGCATTTCTTTACGGTGAAAAACTAGATATAGAAAGGCACGAAGTTTGCAATGAAATTAAAGCAGTAACGCGCCATATCTTAAGGCTCAAGGGAGAAAAGAAGGACTGGAAAGCAACCGTAATTTTTGATTTGTAGACAAAAGGTGAAACTCATGTGGGAAGATGAAACAATTGTTCTGGTAACAAGTTTGAAAAAGCGGATATTGGGAGGAAAAGATTCAGTCCGATTTTCCGTAATCTCTTCGGATAAAGGCGTTCCGGTATTTGTAAAAGCTAAATTTAAGGAACGAGTCGAGAAGTATATAGCTGAAGAGTCTCCCCTTTCTCTAAAGTCAACGGCACATTTTGAACTGAAACCTGAAGATTTAAAAAATCTTCGTACAAGGTTTCTCGATGTTCTTCGGCAGGCAGCAAGGTTCCCGAAAGAAGAGATAGAATCTATACTTAGAGATGCACTTATTCTTCGTATAGATTATATTGTAAAACCTGTTGATACTATGAGGCGGCTCCTTTTTAAGGAGAAAGATTCCGTGTCTTATTCGGTAGTTGAGGAGAACCTGACCCCGTTTCTCGAAGTTTTGTCATATGCAGAATATGTACTAAAAAAATGTGCTCTTAAACGTCCGGATTCCATAAGCAGTGAAGTATACTCCGGTATAGTTTCGGACCTTCTGCATTCTATTAATGAACAAGACCCTTTGGGCAATGTGCTTAAAGATTTTTCCGTTCTGCTGAATTTCTTATCAGAGACAAAATCTGAACAGATAACGCGTATCGATGCTGCAATGATACAGGATTTTCTTGCTGACAGAAACCTTATAAGTTTCAGGCGTGCAGTTGATGTAGAAGTTGAACTTGGCAGAAAAGATTTTAGCGCAGAAGACCTGGAAATTACAATTAAGCGTTATCTTGCTTTAAAGAGTGAATTCGGAGAGAAGGAAGAATCCGAAACAGAAGTACAGGTAGCGGAAAAAACTCAGGAACCCGAAGTTGAAACAGCTCCGGAACCAAAATCCGAAGAAACTGAGAAATTAAAACAGGGAAAAGATGAAGATTGGGTTTTTGACGATCTTGGAATGGATACTTCGACAGAATCTGAAAAGGAAGAGGAATTAACAGAGGAGCCGCTGAAAACAGCTGATTCCGAAACGGACGAAGTTGAGCCTGTAGAGCCGGAGAAGGTTGTTGAAGAATCTCCCAAAGAACCGGCCAAGCCGATGAGAATTATCCGCCGTGATCTGAAAGAGGGCGAAGACAAGGCTGCGAAGGACAAACCTTCTGTACAGGAAGAAGTACAAAAAAACACTATAAGATCATATATTGATAAAAAAGCAGAGAAAAGTTTTGTGAAAAAATTGTTTGGTGGCAGCCAGGAAGATTTTGACAAGCTTGTAGGTAAACTTGACGAAGCAGAGAGCTGGCGGGTTGCAAAGATTTTAATAGATAATGAGCTTTTTAAAAGAGATGTTGATCCCTTCTCAAGAGAAGCTATTAAACTGGTTGATATGGTTTATGGCCTCTATTATCCTGAAGAGAGTATTGGGGGAACTAAATGATAAGAAAATTTGTAGTTTTTATATTGATTGCTGTATTTTTTACGGGAGCTGCCCTTGTTCTGGCTGAAGGTTCTCTACAGAAAAAGGGAAGAGTTACGTATGCAAAAGGCAGAGTTAAGAGAAAACCATTAGATCAGGATTTGTGGCACAATGCCCCGATTAACACAGAAGTGCTTTCAGGGGATAAGGTAAGAACCTTTCGTGGTTCACGTGCAGAAATTAATCTTGCTGAACTTGATGTAATCAGGCTTGCACCAAAAACAACAGTTGATATTGTGAAACTTTACCGTGAAATGGAAGATAAAAAGGCTGAAACACAAATTGTAGTTAATTCAGGAGAAATTTGGGCGGATATTCACGAAATAGAATCAGATACTAAATTTGATATATCTTCATCAGTTGCATCTGCTGTAATAACAGGAACCAGGCTGCGGCTAAAAGTAAATGCTGATTCAACCACTACTCTGAAGGTATATAAAGGAGAGGTTCATTTTACAAATGCCCCCGAAAAGACATCTCTTGAACCCAAAACAATCAAACCTCATCAGATTGAAGGGCCGCACGAGATTCAGGGGCCTCATGAAGTATCATTAAAAGAGTGGCTCTATATAGTGAAATCGATGCAGGAGATTACAGTTGATAATAAGGGAAAAGTAGTATCAGCGAAATCATTTGACTTGTCAGACCGGGATGAGCAGACAAAATGGGTAAAATGGAATACAGCAAGAGACAGTGTTAGAGTTCAGAAGTTGAAAAAAGAGAAGTAATCTTCACATATTTAAAAATTATCATAGAGTTTATCACAACCCTGACAGGGTTTAAAATCCTGTCAGGGTTTATATTTTATTAGTGATTGCATAGTAAGGCTTTTTCAAGGGGGAGCACAATCATGGTTTTTGTCAGGTTGAATAAATAAATATTTTTATGCTTGATATGATATGAGAAAAATGCATATATTTTTTAGTTCATTATTTATATGATTTTATAAAAACTATAGGAGGTTATGAATATGACAATACTGAAAGGTTCCCGGGACATTGCAGACCTGTCAGTTAATACAATAAGAATGCTTAGTATTGATGCAATTCAGAAGGCAAAATCAGGCCACCCAGGCCTCCCAATGGGTATGGCAGATTGTGCTTTTGTGCTATGGACAAAATTCCTTTCCCACAATCCTTTAGATCCGCTATGGAAGAACCGGGATAGATTTATTCTTTCTGCCGGGCATGGATCCATGCTTCTTTATTCTCTGTTATATCTGTCAGGATATGATATATCTATTGACGATATAAAAAATTTCCGGCAGTGGGGCAGTAAAACACCGGGGCATCCTGAATACGGTATTCCAGGTGTTGAAACAACAACCGGTCCATTGGGTCAGGGATTTGCCACGGGAGTGGGAATGGCTATTGCTGAAAAAATTCTTGCTGATAAATTCAACACAGAAGATTTTTCTCCTGTTAACAACAGGATTTATGGCATTGTCAGTGACGGCGACCTTATGGAGGGTATTTCTTCGGAAGCAGCTTCCATTGCAGGATATCTTGGGCTAGGAAACATTATTTATATATATGATAATAATAAAATAACAATTGAAGGCTCAACAGATATTGCTTTTAAAGAGGATATTGCCAAACGGTTTGAAGCATACGGTTGGCATACAATTAAGATTGATGGACATAATCATAAAGAGATAGAGCGGGCTCTGAATTCGTCAATCATGGAAACATCAAGACCATCATTAATAATTGCAAAAACTCATATCGGATATGGAAGCCCTTCAAAGCAGGATACGGCTTCTGTGCACGGAGCACCTCTTGGTAAAGATGAAGTTACAGCAACAAAGAAGAATCTCGACTGGCCGCTGTCTCCCGAGTTTTATGTACCTGATGATGTAAAACACTATTTTGAGAAGAGGATAATTTACCTTAAAACAGTATATGATGAGTGGTCGGATTCATTTAAGTCATGGCAGGAGAAACATCCTGATCTTGCACGCCTGTGGGATTCGATTCATGAGCAAGAGATTCCTGAAAATATAGAAGCAGAATTAAAAAAAGCGGTTCCGGAAGAGCCTTTGGCAACAAGATCAAGTTCAGGAAAGATACTTAACAAGGCTGCAGAGCTTATGCCGTGGATATACGGAGGGTCTGCGGATTTGAGTCCGTCTACCAAGACTATTATTAACGGATCAGGTTTTATATCCAAAGATAGTTTTGATGGAAGAAATATTCATTTTGGAATTCGTGAGCACGCTATGGGGGCAATTTTAAACGGAATGTCTCTTTATGGGGGGTTTGTTCCGTTCGGTTCGACATTTCTTGTCTTTTCGG
This genomic stretch from bacterium harbors:
- the gyrB gene encoding DNA topoisomerase (ATP-hydrolyzing) subunit B, whose translation is MTEKYDAKKIVVLKGLEGVRKRPSMYIGDVAVRGLHHLVYEVVDNSVDEALAGFCNNITVTIHKDDAVTVSDDGRGIPVDIHPVQNRPALEVVMTTLHAGGKFDKDTYKVSGGLHGVGVSVTNALSEKARVRVFRDGNVYMQEYERGVPTCDMIIEGKSKKRGTETYFKPDSTIFKTLNFKFEILGQRFMELSFLNKGLKIRLIDERTGKDKEFFAKGGIKEFVQYLDSTRTSLQKTPIVIESVKEDVDVSVAFQYNDSYQQNVFSFVNNIPTIEGGTHIMGFRGALTRTLNFYAQKNNLFKNSLKNLSGDDVREGLTAVISIKVVDPQFEGQTKTKLGNSEVRGIVESVVGEGLSEFLEQNPPIAKKIILKAFTAAKSREAARKARELTRRKSALDSGSLPGKLADCSIKDPSMSELYIVEGDSAGGSAKMGRDRQFQAILPLRGKILNVEKASLEKILNNNEIQTMITALGTGIGSESFDISKLRYHKIIIMTDADVDGSHIRTLLLTFFFRYMRELVDNGHLYIAQPPLYLIKKGKQEFYAYSDEERESIAKQLGNNGVHIQRYKGLGEMNPEQLWKTTMDSNTRTVLKVNIDDAVEADHIFSVLMGDRVEPRREFIEENAHEVRNLDI
- the gyrA gene encoding DNA gyrase subunit A codes for the protein MVKKRDRIIPVYIEEEMKSSYIDYSMSVIVARALPDVRDGLKPVHRRILYGMKELGVTSGKPFRKSARIVGDVLGKYHPHGDTAVYDAMVRMAQDFSIRYPLVEGQGNFGSIDGDSPAAMRYTEARLNPIAHEMIKDIEKETVDFVPNFDESLKEPVVMPSVIPNLLVNGSSGIAVGMATNIPPHNISEVIDALIALINRPDIHIETLMKYISGPDFPTGGIIYGDQGIKDAYMTGRGKVVVRARASLEKARSGREAIIISEIPYQLNKTNLINNIVGLVKDKKIVGIADLRDESDRDGMRIVIELKRDAQAEVILNKLYVKTQMQSTFGVIMLALVNRKPRVLTLKEMLQEFVNHRHQVVLRRTKFDLDKAEKRAHILEGLKIALDHIDEIVALIKKSRNPETAKTGLMRTFGLSEIQAKAILEMRLQRLTGLERKKIEEEYLRLIKEIERLKSILASRDKQMDVIKSELRDIKDKYGDERRTEIVSETEEFSVEDMIAEEDMVITITHSGYIKRFPVSGYRRQKRGGVGVIGADTKETDSLEHLFVASTHHHILFFTNMGKCYWLKVHELPQAGRGSRGRAVVNLIAVSKGENVKAVVPVRSFDDEHFVFMATMHGLVKKTNLAAFSNPRKNGINAINIREGDELIGAKLTDGTNDIVIGTFNGKAIRFNESKVRSMGRTAAGVKGIALDSSDRVIGMVVVRREGTLLVVTDRGYGKRSSISDYRVTSRGGKGIISLKTTPRVGNMIAIMDVLDEEDLLIITEKGKVIRQNIGKIKVIGRNTQGVRLISLNDSDSVADVARVVREEDTEENSEEVKE
- a CDS encoding archease translates to MPGAYTFFDHTADAGLNIRGDSCEEVFEYAALGMCSLIVDPDTVERKQEIEINISSYSLEELFFQWLKEVLYQINSTGMVFSSLRLKIDEFSGIKGKMYYISAFLYGEKLDIERHEVCNEIKAVTRHILRLKGEKKDWKATVIFDL
- a CDS encoding FecR domain-containing protein, which codes for MIRKFVVFILIAVFFTGAALVLAEGSLQKKGRVTYAKGRVKRKPLDQDLWHNAPINTEVLSGDKVRTFRGSRAEINLAELDVIRLAPKTTVDIVKLYREMEDKKAETQIVVNSGEIWADIHEIESDTKFDISSSVASAVITGTRLRLKVNADSTTTLKVYKGEVHFTNAPEKTSLEPKTIKPHQIEGPHEIQGPHEVSLKEWLYIVKSMQEITVDNKGKVVSAKSFDLSDRDEQTKWVKWNTARDSVRVQKLKKEK
- the tkt gene encoding transketolase; this translates as MTILKGSRDIADLSVNTIRMLSIDAIQKAKSGHPGLPMGMADCAFVLWTKFLSHNPLDPLWKNRDRFILSAGHGSMLLYSLLYLSGYDISIDDIKNFRQWGSKTPGHPEYGIPGVETTTGPLGQGFATGVGMAIAEKILADKFNTEDFSPVNNRIYGIVSDGDLMEGISSEAASIAGYLGLGNIIYIYDNNKITIEGSTDIAFKEDIAKRFEAYGWHTIKIDGHNHKEIERALNSSIMETSRPSLIIAKTHIGYGSPSKQDTASVHGAPLGKDEVTATKKNLDWPLSPEFYVPDDVKHYFEKRIIYLKTVYDEWSDSFKSWQEKHPDLARLWDSIHEQEIPENIEAELKKAVPEEPLATRSSSGKILNKAAELMPWIYGGSADLSPSTKTIINGSGFISKDSFDGRNIHFGIREHAMGAILNGMSLYGGFVPFGSTFLVFSDYMKPAIRLSALMKRQVIYIFTHDSIFLGEDGPTHQPVEQIAGLRSIPGLTVFRPADSEETALCWVNALNNKKGPSAMCLTRQKVPVLKRIKTLTASDISRGAYVLAMENGNPDVILVATGSEVSVAVESKDNLKKSGIDARVVSMVSLDLFLMNDMSVQSMIITENIPVVVIEAASSQGWHAITRSPILCLTVDTFGASAPYETLSEEFGFTPDRISERVNTWLKRI